In Gossypium arboreum isolate Shixiya-1 chromosome 3, ASM2569848v2, whole genome shotgun sequence, the sequence AAATgctgatttaaaaattttatcaattaagtgtttaattacgagaaggactaaattgtataaaatgaaaaagttaaattttagtagctataaggattaaatagctacagaattcaaatctagaggtccttatatggtaattagaccattcaagaaaagtatgtagattgttggtgactcatccatggaaaaattagaaaaggtcaaagactaaattggaatttgaaataaataaattaattaaaatatgataaaagaaaatatcatcttattttcatattcaacctaaaattctatggaaaccctaggagagagaggggaaactttcaaggcttaattggattcggacaacactaattcgaggttagatcgaggaaaagaaaaggtttcagattagtagacttttacgcaaacaagtgtcgaggtaagttcatgtaagtTAATcaagcatgtaattatgttaattaaatgttgtgtttgtatgtaatgtgatttatattgtTGTGCTTTACTTGTATACCATGATGGAAAATTTGATACAAtgcttgatatggtgaaaaaggggtaagtcccgattgaatgttgaattccgATGATTATATGTGCTTTCCCGGAACAAATAAAGTCCTGTATTTGTTGTGGatgagatttagctcagacgagtaatcccattgaccgagttatagaaaggatttagcctggataggtaatcccgatataatatctctcgagtatacgttatgattagggtttagcttaGACTGGTAATCATAATCGAGCTCTTCTGAGCTcatgttatataaaggatttagcctggactaataATCCTATTAtacaatatgtggctcgagagagtgtttcttggttaagtgccctaatgggtactcttgaacaagaaattgacagattattgaatcgtacactttgAGTATACTACTTGAGCCTCCAtcagaattcaatgattcaacggacatataACTCTAGATAtgacatgagaattatgagacgaaatgataatgtcttgaaagtgtattgcatgatgagcttgTCTATTCTTACTTGATGTATTTGTAAACTTTgtaactaacatgtttgattggatacatgtgtttaggcaatttagccaaatggatggaaaatttgttattgtatgcttagatttaataaacgtgattcgtaagtttagtttccgttatacgaacttactaagcatttaatgcttactccatttatttttcccctgttttatagtgctcgaaagctcgcaaGGATTGGAGATCACTGAAGCATCATcatactatcaactagtcattttgggtatacttagtagaaatcattttggtataatggcatgtataggacaacttggccaataatggcttgaaatgttattttgtaacttaACCAtcagaatggctagtaatggttcattttggtatgactaagtagattattatgatatatatatacacatgtgtgatgttaagaatatgtgatcaatattgtgaatgcctaagttaaactaaggtaaggttgtgatcatgtatgcttgtagtgatatgccttgtgaatgatgaaatttgcttaagttgaatgtattggtttgtattggatgtgtgtttcaagtgcaggtcttgggtgaaattttgggtgagaaataaagctagaaatggcttcattttgtccacacgggcagatacatgggcgtgtgtctagaccgtgtgtgacacatggcttggtAACATGCGCAcatggttaggctgtgtgtcccctgcaccttaattttgagaaaaaaaatgctcaaaattcaccacatgagcagagacacaagtgtgtgtcttagccgtgtgtgccacacagcCTAGAACACAGGCGTATGTCTTGGCCATgtaaaacctgcacctaattttgaattgaattaattaatcacacggcctagcacacgggcgtgtggcatggtcgtgtgtacAAGTCATAGAGTTACACGGGTTCGAACACAGCCTtttagcacgggcgtgtcccagggtcacacgggcgtgtgagccctgcaccttggaaaaattttgaaaagtcaggaaaaattcttaaagttcccgattaagtcccaactcgattctaatactcatattgggcatcgagggcccaatcaagggacattatgaataatctcggtaaataaatagtaatttatgtaatttgtttgaaaaatattctgaaagtttcggtaatgcttcgaaaccctgTTTTGACgttggatacaggttaggggtgttacaagatcagTCCAAAAAACCAAACTTgctttgaaaaatataaatttttaattcaaGCGACATAATCCCAGATGACTTTAATACCAAACCTAAGAAATTTCAAGTTTGGCAGACACTTGCACCACCAATATTCCAAATACCACAAGTTCTCTGTCATTAAAAATCACCATGGTGGAATCATTAAACGGGTTCACTGCCAATAACTCTTTTAGATAATGCCTCGTAGGTATGCACAAGTTTACTAGAAAAGTGGAATAGTAGCTCGTCATTTAGGCATTGCAGAATTCATAATACCAACCTTCTAGAAAACTTGCCACAAGTATTCCTTAGATTACTCTCTCCCTGAGGCTTTCTGAATAGTACACCATGATGGTTTTACAGAGAGTTTGCTACAAAACCCTTATAGAGAATTTACCACAAAGGCTTTCCAAAGAATTCGTGTTTACTATCCTAGCAGACCATCCTTGTGCATACCATGGGGCTTCTCCCACATGGTTTTATACCTTCACACCCTCTTGGCGTATTATCATATAATGCAATGACCATGGATTTTCCAAAACTTTATTCAGTGATCTACTAGTCTGATTAGCATTATAGCTACCTTACTGGAGGCTACACAATAAATCTTTATTTTCACAGTGCCTGTCTGGTTAGCAATATACCATCCCTACCAGAGGCTACACAAATGGATCTCTCTTTCTCATTTTTTTACATAACTTAAATTTTTCAGGTACAAGAATCATATAATAGGAAAGTATTAGGCAATGACCACATACACGCCAACAACAACTTATATCACACAGTGTCATATCTTGTCGCACATTGTTCACCTTATTTACATATTTGTAGATACTTCTTAgaaaaaattcatgcatataattACATGACATGCAGAATTTAGGTTTAGAGACTCATTAGAGACCTACCTTTACTTCGACTTGGAGTTTCTATTTCATCTATCTTCCCTAATCCAGTAGCAATTGCTTAAAAAAATATAAGATTTCCATTAGAATCCTACTACAAACATTTTAATAACATTTCAACTACATGCGATCCCCAAGTAAAGCCTTCCTAAACAACATTTTTTCCTTAACGTATCGTGCAATGTTGTAAGACTTACCAAAAGGTAGAATCATCTACTCATTAGATGAGATCTTAGTCTGATATtaacaaaaaagaagaagagaatgttGAGGTTAGAAGGAAGAATTTGATGATTAAGTAGATAAAAAAATCATCTGAAATGTCCCCTCCCCGTAAATATACTCTTGGTCCCCTTAATTTCCTTACCAAACCCAAGGTAGGTAAACGAAAACCTGACGAATGTTTTCCTTACTTTTGACCAGTCATTGGGAGGGTCAAACCAACCAAATTGACTCTTGTTAGGGAGTGACCAACCATGCTGCTGCGATGATTTGTTTAGTTGGCTTGTTCTAGTGTACAAGCAATCTTTCATACCTCTTGCTATTTTCCTTTTTACTCTGATCTCTGCTTTTGTTGCTACAGAATTCTAACAACTCCAAGAAAACTAGATACAAGATCCACTTGAATAGTATTAATGAAAATCGGGAGTACTATGTCTTGGTGGTGTTTTATGTTTGGCGTAGTCTTAAAGAAAATTAAGTCTCCTACAATTTCCCATACATTTGACAGGCTTTTATTTCTCAAACAAAACTCCGGGGCATAATCTCCTTAGGAGCGCATTTTCTTAGGCATAATCTTTCTTCTCTTGGAAACAtcctttaattaattatttagataCTGCCAATAggcgtgtaacagcccgatttagaccctaatcggaacggtgattttgggaccacgaatccaagttaaaaaaatatttaaaaattattttttgtgtttattatgtgtgaatttgtgtgtgaaattttcgtgctttaattttgtcgtttgagtgcccaattaaataaaaggacttaatcgcataaaatgaaaatttgatggttaattgtaaaagggccaaattgttgttgtctttttaaattgaggtatttatgttacaatttgaCCATATGTATTAGTCATAGACGATAATGGCCATGATTTATaatgatttcatattttataataaggttaaatatgtaactAAATAATacgttaatatatgttataatataacataaattaaacGCCATATGTATTTATGTCCTTTTTGActgaaacattaaaaaaaaagaaaataacgaAACAAGTTTGGTTTCATCCATTAgtaaagctcaatcaaggtatgtacctagctcggtttttgataatttttacgtatttgagatcattgctatgttatctacaaagaccatgcttgaattttttattttgatgaatattttgagttatgccattgatgaatatttgagctatgtgatgttagttgatgaaatatgaaagatatgttttggattaacatgttttgtattggaatttatgatgattttgagtaattaggactaaattgcaaaaatagtaAATTgatggactaaaatgtgaaatgaatgaaatatatggacttgtatgaacacaagAAAGATTCTTCCTACGCATGGTAcactcaaattttgcatgttttatgttttgtgcaacttggactaaattgtaaaaagtgtaaaatgtcaggggtaaaatggtaattttcctatttatgtgtttttggactattttgagtgaaaatatgtttgaatgaatttaatttgaatatgtttagctcaagaatcaaagaaatcggatttggatcgggggaaaacttaAGTTGCCGACTAGTCGTCCCGTTTCGATTTTcatcgtccaaggtaagtttataagcaaatacgtgttgttaattttgaataaatatgAGATTTATATGCTGAAAAGAAATATGTGATCTTATATATGTTGGCCAAATGCAAATAAGTTTGGGAATTATGTTTACGAAATTAtctcgatcgagttacgacgttcgaaagccccatataaaccttaggaatagctaggatataaatgtcatgacataggattcctgATATGTGACCTTGTGTAaggccacgtctgggacgttggcatcgatatgttggttacgagtaagaccatgtctaggacatcgacatcgtaaTTGATTCGTATAAGACCttatctgggatagtggcatcgatatgagatagcatgtaagaccaagtctgggatgttggcattgtatgatatatgtgattatccgagtatcctattcaattttgaatggttcaacggacaATGATAATTTATGAACAaaggtgtaaaacgagctaaaacgatcaggtatgagatagttgattacctatttgaaaataaggtaagttggccatttgatatgtgatgcaaattatataaGTTATTAATGTCAACATATGTGCACTTGCAAAGTATATTCGGCTATAggttatgtatatgtatgtgatGTTGTATTTtggttcataagtacatgtataCGTGTGTGAACACATTTGGTTGTATAATGATGTTATGtctttgaaatttaataataatttgaatgtgtatatataaacAATCGGTTAAGATAAGATTatttatgaaagtatatgttaaaTATGAAATGTTGAGCTTGATATTTTATGTAACTATGATAGtataaattggtttggttaaaataagttgaCAATGTTATTGGGttgttatttgcttatgacttactaagcttaaatagcttactgtgtgttatgtttacctttgttttgtagattttgagatctagttacgagcttggggatcgtcagcaaagtctatctcACTATCAAttgtcttcggtattttataaacTGAATTTTcgaaattatggcatgtataggctggattaaattttgaaatgtttgattttggttaatgtaatcatgagccatgcgaaaatggcttattactTTGTTATGTTCGGATTTAATGCTTCGTTTTGATGATGGTCATGTTTGATTCTGATGTTCGGCTAttgcttatatgtatatatatgtatttgaatcTTGGTTGATATGCTTTAATAAAGTTTTGTTATGTGACTTAATATTAAAGCTTTCATGCATTCTGTTTTGGCATAAGATTGTTAACATGGCATATTATGGTaggtatgttttatgatatatttgaaaTGTAAATTAGGTATGATATAAAATGTTGTGGATAGATCTCCTTGTCAAataaatatgtatattatatatatatatatgaataatgAGCTTGGTTTTGGTATTGGTAATTATGGAtatatatgtgattgatttgGCGATGGGTTATGCATAGATgaaatatatatgtgaaattaGTTGTTATATTTGATTAAGGTATTATACATGACTTGGTATTAAAGGAAATTGGTAATAATCAACTTGGTGATTTGGGACTTgcgcatatatataaatatttatatatatatacatatacttttgAACATGATATATTGGtatgatatatataaatatattctcaatgtgtgtatatatatatgaggtggttggttatgtgttttggttggatttatGCGCGTAATTTTGTGGAATATGAAATTTATATACTTGTTAACTGTAACTTATTTTTGActtttatatatacataaatgaaataaaatttgttTGATTCATAGTTATATTTTCGAATACCGTAGTTGTTAAGTAACCATATGATTCGATTGTTGGTAATCATGGGGTATGTATAATTTTTTGTTAGTATGTGCGTGAGCAGTAGctatgaaattgttttgatatTCAGTTAATAAGTGGGTTGGTTGGTATATgcttggtatatgatatgtatttgtaattaaaatttgaaatcttaAATAAGATGAGAGTATTCATGTGATTGATTCACGAAGCATAAGTTGTTTTAATTGTCTGTTTTGAGTTGTGTTTTGAtcaataatgcctcgtaaccttagtctggcgacggatacgggttagaggtgttacaagtcGGATACTTTAACGCTAGAATGCTCCAATACTTTATCTCGTCATCCAACCAGCCGAGTGGTGGATCATGCTATCATAGTGTGCCAAAATAGAATTATCACACATACCTTACTCATCTTTTCAGATTTGCCAAATTTGGGTGTATGATGTGATTTTAGTTAAACTAAACAATAATTAAGTTTTTATCACCCTCTATGAAATATATTGTACTAGTTTGTATTCGTGCAATGTAAATATTTATAGTatttaatattgaaaatatatttaatagtgatttttttaaaattaatctcattataatttcttattatatttgctttttttgATACAATGCCTAACCCTTCCCCAAcccttaaattgaaaaaaatgtgCTTTAGCGCACTCAAACCGACGTCCTCTTACACTTGCAATAATGTCTATGCCAATCGAACAAAGACTCAATTGACTTAATAAAGTGGTTTTTATATGAAtagatttatatattatataattttgaaataaaaattttgataactaagatttaaaaaataaataatttagtaaaaatAATCTTTTATTTGTATGTTAAAATAGTGTGGCAATTATAGTGAAAACTTTGAAAACCATTAGATCAAAATAAATGTTTCTAAGACTTAGATTTTGTATTGAtcttatcttattaaaataaaaccgaatcacctaatcttttctttctttttcttttcaccaTGTAATTTAAGTTTTAGGATTAAAAAATTTGGATATCTTTACTTTCATatttactttctttttctttgacaAAATTTGGAATGAAAAGCAAGAGATTAGAGttactaatattaataaattgaaaattattttttcttgATTGAAAAAAATCCCACTTTTTTTTAGAATGAAATGGTTGACCAATTTTTTCAATCTAAGAAAAACAGATACCTAATACACAAATGGTCCGTCACTGGAGGACTTACTGACTGTAAAGGAGTTTCCAAATGTTTTTCCTAAGGAGTTGTCGGGATTACCCCTAGATAGAGAGTTAGAGTTTGGGATCGAGGTGTTGCCTGGTATGGCTCTAGTGTCCATTGTCCCGTACTGCATGGCACCggctgagttgaaagaattaaagactCAGTTGCTAGAGTTGCTTGAGTGCGGTTTTATATGCTCTAGTGTGCCGCCATAGGGAGCATCAGTGTTATTTGTTCGAAAGAAGGATGGGTTGATGAGATTTTGCATTGATTATCATCAGGTTAATAAGGTGAcagtgaaaaaaaaaacccacTTTCGAGGATTGATGACctatttgaccagttgagaggtgCTTGTGTGTTTtgtaagattgatttgagatcggggtattatCAGTTGAAAGTTAAGGAGAGGGATATCTCGAAGACAACTTTTAAGACTACATATGGCTATTATGAGTTcttggtgatgtcgtttgggctcacaaATGCTCGTACAgccttcatggatttaatgaatcgtattTTTTAGCCCTATTGAGATCAATTTGTGgtggttttcattgatgatatattggtgtATTCGTGATATGAGGATGAGCATGACTGCTATCTCCGAGTTGTGCTTCAGACCCTTTGAGAGAGATAACTTTTtgccaaatttagtaagtgtgaattttggctttctAAGGTGGcctttttgggtcacattgttgcAACGAATGGTATCCAAGTGGATTCGCAAAAGATTCAGGTAGTGGTGGATAATATTTCTAAAGTTAGTAGTTTTCTAGGCCTCTCCGGGTATTATAGATGGTTTGttaaaggtttttcgatgattgctgCTCCGTTGACCAAGTTACTACATAAGGGAGTTCCATTTGAGTGGAATGAGAAGcaccaacaaagttttgatcagctTAAGACAATTCTGACAGAGGCACCAGTTTTGACCTAACTGGAGTCAGGTAAGGACTATGTAGTGTtcagtgatgcgtccttgaatggacttggttgcaTTCTCATGCAGGAAGGTAAGGTAGTTGCTTATATATCTAGGCAACTTAAGTTGCATGAGCGTAACAACCTTACCCATGGtttggagttagcagcagtggtttttgcattgaagattttgAGGCACTATCTCTTTGGGGAAAATGTTATATCTAtatcgaccacaaaagtcttaagatCTGCTTACGCAAAAGGAGCTAAATTTGAGGCAACGTAGATgaattgagctgcttaaggactatgactgtgTCATTGACTACCATCCTtgtaaagctaatgtggtagaAGATGCATTGAGTCGTAAATCAGTGGCAGCAATGCGAGTGATGTTTGCGATTTGACCTTGTTAGATCACGGTGGTTTATTAGCTGAGCTTCAGGTTGAATCGATGTTGGTGCTAAAGGTAAAAGAGACGCAGGAGTCTGATGATAGTTTGGTTGCTAGAGCAAATAGGATGAGGCGAGGGGAAGCATCAAGCTTCGAATTACAAGATGGCAATGTATTGTATTTTAGAAGGCGACTTTGTGTTCCAGCAGGTGAACTGAGGGATAAGATCCTTCGTGAGGCACATAGTAGTCCGTTTACTATGCACCCAGGTAGTAACAAGATGTATCAGGAGCTTCGTCCATTTTTATTGGTGGAAAAAGATGAAGAGAGATATGTCATAGTTTGTGACTCGATGCTTAGCTTGTCAGCAGGTGAAGGTAGAGCATCAAGTTCCTTTAGGTCTTCTTTAGCCTATCTAGACTCcgtagtggaaatgggatagagtcactatggattttgtgactggGTTACCTATGTCTCGGTGCAGACACGAAgcaatttgggtaattgtggacaTATTGACGAAGACTACACATTTCCTACCAGTGCGCATGGACTTCACTCTcaagaagttagccaaattgtatattGGTGATATAGCGAGGCTTCACAAGGTATTGGCtttgattatttcagacagagatccacgtttcacttcaagattttggagagCCCttcatgaggcgttgggtacctGCCTGCACTTCATTACAACTTTTCATCCGCAGACTGATGGTTAATTAGAGCGAGTCATTCAAATCCTCGAGGATATGCTTCATTGTTGTATCATTAAGTTTTAGGGAGGTTGGGAGGAGCACCTTCCCTTGGTCGAGTTcacatacaacaatagttatcagtctagcATTCAAATCGCTCCTTTTGTGGCATTACATGGTCGTAAGTGTAGGACTCCTTTGTGTTGGAAAAAACTTAATGAGAGGAAGATTGCTGGTCCGGAGTTGGTCAGGGAGACTAAGGATAAGGTTTGGATGATCCAGGAAAATCTAAGAGCTTTCAATCGTTAGAAGTCATATGCAAATTTGAAACacaaagagatagagtttgcaGTAGGCGACAAGGTCGtccttaaggtttcaccttggaagaaagttttacgCTTCGGAtgcaaag encodes:
- the LOC108465902 gene encoding uncharacterized protein LOC108465902, translating into MIAAPLTKLLHKGVPFEWNEKHQQSFDQLKTILTEAPEGKVVAYISRQLKLHERNNLTHGLELAAVVFALKILRHYLFGENVISISTTKVLRSAYAKGAKFEATGSNASDVCDLTLLDHGGLLAELQVESMLVLKVKETQESDDSLVARANRMRRGEASSFELQDGNVLYFRRRLCVPAGELRDKILREAHSSPFTMHPGSNKMYQELRPFLLVEKDEERYVIVCDSMLSLSAGEGRASSSFRHEAIWVIVDILTKTTHFLPVRMDFTLKKLAKLYIGDIARLHKGGWEEHLPLVEFTYNNSYQSSIQIAPFVALHGRKCRTPLCWKKLNERKIAGPELVRETKDKKSYANLKHKEIEFAVGDKVVLKVSPWKKVLRFGCKGKLSPRFIRPYEVLKRVGPMAYRLALPSELKHIHNVFHVSMLRRYRFDPSNILQLEQIEVSPDLSYEEEPIQILA